The following are encoded in a window of Streptomyces sp. 11x1 genomic DNA:
- a CDS encoding polysaccharide lyase 8 family protein, whose translation MAMTPTRRTVLLLAATLAAATAPGPAHAAEEYDTLRRRWLAIALGEGYDPTAEPYATRLRETGDLAHAFRAAMAPTANSLWPGHPFDPPAGITQSYSRLWTMTQAYLQPGTGRTGDTALLADVLRGLDHLTATVYHPGTTRYGNWWEWQIGSPRLLLDIVAALYDELTPARIADACAAIDHFIPDAMLRDYSGTSTGANRVDLCRSVALRGILGRAPEKIALARDALSPVFPYVTRGDGLYADGSFVQHTWVAYSGTYGQVLLDGLGRLLALLAGSSWAVTDPNRRTVLDGVERAFAPLVLDGLVMDSVNGRAVSRGYLKGDDRHIMRSDHFHGQGIIAAIALLALGAGPAERERWHGRIKGWIERDTVTPILTARQFGVADLARLHAVAASPVAAAPEPVGHRLFPAMDRAVHRRPAFTVNIAMASDRIAHYECGNGENPRGWHTGSGTTLWWAEGHGDQYTNWFWPTVDWYRLPGTTVSTKRLADREGGEWGAPKPAVRWVGGTTDGEYAAIGQHLAGLGSTLRARKSWFCVADAVICLGAGITCADGAPVETVVDNRNLGEPGQNGATAAPQPLVRGRRWAHLDGHGGWVLPDARSDGALRTLREDRTGAWSDINTGGTTERRTRRWQTLWLDHGTDPVNADYAYLLMPGVSRHAVEARAADRRWLSIFTNDSTSQAVHVPSLGLIAANFWRPGTAGPLTASAGASVLVRRRGRSATLCVSEPARTGEPVEIIWSGPFRTVTRADDPVEVLESAPGRLRLRITPGTACATHTCDLILP comes from the coding sequence ATGGCCATGACCCCCACACGCCGGACCGTCCTGCTCCTCGCCGCGACCCTGGCGGCCGCGACCGCTCCCGGCCCCGCCCACGCGGCCGAGGAGTACGACACCCTCCGCCGCCGCTGGCTCGCCATCGCGCTCGGCGAGGGCTACGACCCCACCGCCGAGCCCTACGCCACCCGCCTGCGCGAGACCGGCGACCTCGCCCACGCCTTCCGCGCGGCCATGGCGCCCACCGCGAACTCCCTCTGGCCGGGCCACCCCTTCGACCCGCCCGCGGGAATCACCCAGAGCTACAGCCGCCTGTGGACGATGACCCAGGCCTACCTCCAGCCCGGCACCGGCCGTACCGGCGACACCGCCCTCCTCGCGGACGTCCTGCGCGGCCTCGACCACCTCACCGCGACCGTCTACCACCCCGGTACCACCCGCTACGGCAACTGGTGGGAGTGGCAGATCGGCAGCCCGCGCCTCCTGCTGGACATCGTCGCCGCCCTGTACGACGAACTGACCCCCGCCCGCATCGCCGACGCCTGCGCGGCGATCGACCACTTCATCCCCGACGCGATGCTCCGCGACTACAGCGGCACCTCCACCGGCGCCAACCGCGTCGACCTCTGCCGCTCCGTGGCCCTGCGCGGCATCCTCGGCCGCGCCCCCGAGAAGATCGCCCTCGCCCGCGACGCCCTCTCACCCGTCTTCCCGTACGTCACCCGGGGGGACGGCCTCTACGCCGACGGCTCGTTCGTGCAGCACACCTGGGTCGCCTACTCGGGCACGTACGGGCAGGTCCTGCTCGACGGACTGGGCCGGCTCCTCGCGCTGCTGGCCGGGTCGAGCTGGGCGGTCACGGATCCGAACCGGCGGACCGTGCTCGACGGCGTGGAGCGGGCCTTCGCCCCGCTCGTCCTCGACGGACTGGTGATGGACAGCGTCAACGGCCGTGCTGTCAGCCGGGGTTACCTCAAGGGCGACGACCGGCACATCATGCGCAGCGACCACTTCCATGGTCAGGGGATCATCGCCGCGATCGCGCTGCTCGCGCTCGGTGCCGGCCCCGCCGAGCGCGAGCGGTGGCACGGGCGGATCAAGGGGTGGATCGAACGCGACACGGTGACACCGATCCTCACGGCGCGACAGTTCGGTGTCGCGGACCTGGCCCGGCTGCACGCCGTTGCCGCCTCCCCGGTCGCCGCCGCGCCCGAACCCGTCGGCCACCGCCTCTTTCCGGCCATGGACAGAGCCGTCCACCGCCGCCCCGCCTTCACCGTGAACATCGCCATGGCCTCCGACCGCATCGCCCACTACGAGTGCGGCAACGGCGAGAACCCGCGCGGCTGGCACACGGGTTCGGGGACCACCCTGTGGTGGGCCGAGGGGCACGGCGACCAGTACACGAACTGGTTCTGGCCCACCGTCGACTGGTACCGCCTCCCCGGCACCACCGTCTCCACCAAACGGCTCGCCGACCGGGAGGGCGGTGAATGGGGCGCGCCGAAGCCCGCCGTCCGCTGGGTCGGCGGTACGACCGACGGCGAGTACGCGGCCATCGGCCAGCACCTCGCCGGCCTCGGCTCCACGCTCCGGGCCCGCAAGTCGTGGTTCTGCGTCGCGGACGCCGTCATCTGCCTCGGGGCGGGGATCACGTGCGCGGACGGGGCGCCGGTGGAGACGGTGGTCGACAACCGGAACCTGGGGGAGCCGGGGCAGAACGGCGCCACGGCGGCTCCCCAGCCGCTGGTCCGAGGCCGCCGCTGGGCACATCTGGACGGCCACGGCGGCTGGGTCCTCCCCGACGCGCGGTCGGACGGCGCCCTGCGCACCCTCCGCGAGGACCGCACCGGAGCCTGGTCCGACATCAACACCGGCGGTACGACCGAGCGCCGCACCCGGCGCTGGCAGACCCTCTGGCTGGACCACGGCACCGATCCGGTGAACGCCGACTACGCCTATCTGCTCATGCCCGGAGTGTCCCGCCACGCCGTCGAGGCCCGTGCCGCCGACCGGCGCTGGTTGTCGATCTTCACCAACGACAGCACGAGCCAGGCCGTCCACGTCCCCTCGCTCGGGCTGATCGCCGCCAACTTCTGGAGGCCCGGTACGGCGGGCCCGCTCACGGCGTCCGCCGGGGCGAGCGTGCTGGTCCGCCGCCGGGGGAGGAGCGCTACCCTCTGCGTGAGCGAACCGGCGCGCACGGGCGAGCCGGTGGAGATCATCTGGAGTGGCCCGTTCCGTACGGTGACCCGGGCGGACGACCCGGTCGAGGTACTGGAGTCGGCCCCCGGTCGGCTACGGCTCCGCATCACCCCCGGCACGGCCTGCGCCACTCACACCTGTGACCTGATTCTCCCCTGA
- a CDS encoding YceI family protein codes for MGIFGRSNSTTDTATTSATVSAVNPDLAALTGDYSIDASHTTIGFTARHAMVTNVKGAFLDFSGSLHLDGTDPSLSTASIDVKMESIDTGNADRDGHLKSADFFRTEEFPTMTFRSTKAEALGGDDYRITGDLSILGTTKPLTIDLEFNGAAKDPFGNERVGFEGKAEILRSEWGLTWNAALETGGVLVSDKIKLTFDISAIRNA; via the coding sequence ATGGGTATCTTCGGCCGCAGCAACTCGACCACCGACACCGCCACCACCTCGGCGACCGTCTCCGCGGTGAACCCCGACCTCGCCGCGCTGACCGGCGACTACTCGATCGACGCGTCCCACACCACGATCGGTTTCACGGCCCGCCACGCCATGGTCACCAACGTCAAGGGCGCCTTCCTGGACTTCTCCGGCAGCCTGCACCTGGACGGTACGGACCCGTCCCTGTCCACCGCCTCCATCGACGTCAAGATGGAGAGCATCGACACCGGCAACGCCGACCGGGACGGTCACCTGAAGAGCGCGGACTTCTTCCGGACGGAGGAGTTCCCGACCATGACCTTCCGCTCCACCAAGGCGGAGGCCCTCGGCGGCGACGACTACCGCATCACCGGCGATCTCTCCATCCTGGGCACGACCAAGCCGCTCACCATCGACCTGGAGTTCAACGGCGCCGCCAAGGACCCCTTCGGCAACGAGCGCGTCGGCTTCGAGGGCAAGGCGGAGATCCTGCGCTCCGAGTGGGGTCTGACCTGGAACGCGGCGCTGGAGACGGGCGGCGTCCTGGTGTCGGACAAGATCAAGCTCACCTTCGACATCTCGGCGATCCGGAACGCGTGA